Proteins found in one Mucilaginibacter gracilis genomic segment:
- a CDS encoding helix-turn-helix domain-containing protein → MSGNKNKIYRIGAVLADKGIDNKVLAELMGVKAETVSRWCNNEIQPKPDNLYKIAQLTKTNLQDLHIATLDWPPGLSAAELAQTEYDAKQKAERQKNLKNKSKG, encoded by the coding sequence ATGAGCGGAAACAAAAATAAGATTTACAGAATTGGGGCTGTGCTTGCAGATAAAGGAATAGATAACAAGGTTTTAGCTGAGTTAATGGGCGTAAAAGCGGAAACTGTTTCAAGATGGTGCAATAATGAAATTCAACCCAAGCCTGATAATTTGTACAAGATCGCACAGCTAACCAAAACCAATCTACAAGACCTGCATATTGCAACTTTAGATTGGCCGCCAGGCCTTTCAGCGGCAGAACTTGCCCAAACTGAATATGATGCCAAGCAAAAGGCCGAACGCCAAAAGAATTTGAAAAACAAAAGTAAAGGGTAG
- a CDS encoding thioredoxin domain-containing protein, translating to MQKTLLTIVLATLCLNFNANAQGRNNIIKPLSIGDTISEVIWKIPLQVINERAGKKTITLNDYRNKKLIILDFWATWCSSCINAFPKLDSLSTSTVDVKILLVNAKRTRDTKAKIDAVFKRITTTKATLFSVPTIANDTVFDKLFPHNILPHYVWIYQGKILASTDSYEVTGKNIAAVLKDPAHSFVVKSDRISFDYRKSFRTNLGKEADSAMLTTSMIMRYLPGLVSSKNNYEDGNRKRYYFINRPLISLYQFAFNCSPNRILVDTKDGRQFPYQNKNVKSDEMGDWRKNNLFSYELIIPNTEPEDRVCAKMLSDLNLYFQLDGKKEQRVVDCYVLSRSNNITLLPHAGEAKAIRLNKRQDSLVVTNTTVKELTDYLNYYPSFKDTMPIVVDETNYPTPVDMLLSSAGMDDINSLNTSLKRYGFTLIRQKRTIEMCVITN from the coding sequence ATGCAAAAAACGCTACTCACCATAGTATTGGCCACGCTTTGCTTAAATTTTAATGCCAATGCACAGGGCCGAAATAATATTATAAAACCTCTTTCTATTGGTGATACTATTTCCGAAGTTATCTGGAAAATACCTTTACAGGTCATCAATGAACGCGCGGGTAAGAAAACTATCACTCTAAATGATTACCGCAATAAAAAATTAATCATTCTTGATTTTTGGGCTACCTGGTGCAGCTCATGTATTAACGCTTTTCCCAAACTTGACTCTTTGAGCACCAGTACTGTAGATGTCAAAATCTTACTCGTTAATGCAAAACGCACACGAGATACTAAAGCCAAAATAGATGCCGTATTCAAACGCATAACAACAACAAAGGCTACTTTATTTTCAGTACCTACCATTGCTAATGACACGGTATTTGACAAATTATTTCCACACAACATACTACCTCACTATGTGTGGATTTATCAGGGAAAGATATTGGCATCTACTGACTCTTATGAAGTTACAGGGAAAAATATTGCTGCTGTTTTAAAAGACCCTGCGCATTCATTTGTTGTTAAATCTGATCGGATCAGTTTTGATTACCGAAAATCTTTCAGGACAAATTTAGGTAAAGAGGCCGATTCCGCGATGTTGACCACCAGCATGATCATGCGTTACCTACCGGGATTGGTCAGTTCAAAAAATAATTATGAGGATGGAAACAGGAAAAGGTACTATTTTATAAACAGGCCACTAATTAGCCTCTACCAGTTTGCATTCAATTGTTCACCAAACCGTATCCTGGTAGATACAAAGGACGGACGGCAATTTCCATATCAAAATAAAAATGTCAAAAGTGATGAAATGGGCGATTGGCGTAAGAATAACCTTTTTTCATACGAACTGATCATACCCAATACAGAACCGGAAGACCGGGTATGTGCAAAAATGCTATCCGACCTTAACCTGTATTTTCAACTGGATGGAAAAAAAGAACAGCGTGTCGTAGATTGTTATGTCTTGTCCCGTTCTAATAACATTACGCTATTACCTCATGCCGGAGAAGCAAAAGCCATTAGATTAAATAAACGTCAAGACAGTTTGGTTGTCACTAATACAACCGTAAAAGAACTTACAGATTACCTGAATTACTACCCTTCTTTTAAAGACACGATGCCTATAGTGGTGGACGAAACCAATTATCCAACGCCAGTAGATATGCTTCTTTCATCCGCTGGAATGGATGACATTAATTCATTGAATACTTCTTTAAAAAGATATGGCTTTACCCTCATCCGGCAAAAACGCACAATAGAAATGTGTGTGATCACTAACTGA
- a CDS encoding SusC/RagA family TonB-linked outer membrane protein produces MKKIYLFIILVSDLFYASAQTTKITGTIIDAESHQPLQGASIILKKNAQYTISDIDGHFRISLTRADTLIVTHIGYARLAMPVSSANSSQLLISMKSTYSQLKEVTVSTGYQTLPKERATGSFTQIDNKTFNEQVSTDVISRLEAVANSVSVSRKTAGNTAQLMVRGLSTIQGVKQPLIIVDNFPYDGDINNINPNEVQDITILKDAAAASVWGTKAGNGVIVITTKKGKFNQKTAVEGNAITTITDKPNLFYLPQMSSNDFINVEQFLFSKGYRFSDTASTGHPPFSPVYEILLKQQNGQLSQAAATAQINALRNLDVRNDLNKYFYQKAVNQQYSINMNGGSNNIAWLVFAGYDKNINELNAKNDRLNIRTQNTFSLAKNLQLSVGAVYTQTNNTSGKPSYSDISTSIGSIPPYTQIADANGNPLPVAKDYRLSYINSAGSGKLLDWNYYPLTDYQHVNKTIKGNDLLANLGLNYKITSWLNADIKYQFEKQQVTNNTIYDANSYYARNLINQFTQINQTFNTVLNVIPKGGIYDLSINNITSNDVRGQLNFNKTSGKFDISAIAGGEISQKALDQNSYRVYGYDGNILTTTNVDYANSYPTFVQGIYSFIPSNVNFLKNLNRYVSTYANAALTYDEKYTLSLSGRRDASNLFGVSTNNKWTPLWSSGLSWDISKEKFYNSKLVPYLKLRATYGYSGNVNPDATAVTTVAYNITSPYTQTPTAVIDKFYNPDLRWEKVGILNIGLDFKMLNNRISGSLEYYRKNATDLFGSVPVDYTVGLVNTTIVKNVASMQGNGADLELNSINLDGAVKWLTNINLSYYRDKITNYYLSSYQGSNFVNGGQLIAGIIGKPVYSIFSYKWAGLDPATGDPQGYLNGQVSKDYLNITGSGTTINDLKYNGPAFPVIFGSMGNTVSYKNLSITARVLYKFGYYFQRQSISYSSLFANNVGHSDYSLRWQKTGDEKATNVPSIVYPADPARDAFYNGSEALVDRADNIRLQYININYSFKLRPSASGFNKLQAFVVFNNLGIIWKATHAPVDPDYNSSVIPPSKSISLGIKGTF; encoded by the coding sequence ATGAAAAAAATATACCTTTTTATAATCTTGGTTTCAGATCTTTTTTATGCTTCAGCACAGACGACAAAAATTACAGGAACTATAATTGACGCGGAATCTCACCAACCCTTACAGGGAGCCTCGATTATCCTTAAAAAAAATGCTCAATATACGATCTCAGATATAGATGGTCATTTTAGAATATCTCTTACCCGTGCAGACACATTAATTGTAACTCATATAGGTTATGCACGTTTAGCAATGCCTGTAAGTTCTGCTAACTCGTCACAATTGTTGATCTCGATGAAAAGCACTTATTCGCAATTGAAAGAAGTTACAGTAAGCACAGGTTATCAAACCTTACCAAAAGAAAGGGCAACAGGTTCATTTACGCAAATTGATAATAAAACATTCAATGAACAGGTCAGCACTGATGTTATTAGCCGGTTGGAGGCAGTGGCCAACAGTGTTTCCGTGTCCCGAAAAACGGCAGGAAATACTGCTCAACTAATGGTACGCGGATTGAGCACGATACAAGGTGTGAAGCAACCTTTGATTATCGTTGATAATTTTCCTTACGATGGCGATATCAATAACATTAACCCTAATGAGGTACAGGATATTACCATTTTGAAAGATGCCGCTGCCGCATCTGTTTGGGGCACTAAAGCAGGGAATGGTGTAATTGTCATCACTACTAAAAAAGGGAAATTCAATCAAAAAACCGCGGTTGAAGGAAATGCCATAACGACTATTACCGACAAACCGAACCTTTTTTATCTGCCACAGATGTCATCCAACGATTTTATCAATGTGGAGCAGTTTTTATTTAGTAAAGGTTATCGTTTTTCCGATACTGCCAGTACAGGTCACCCGCCCTTTTCTCCAGTTTATGAAATCCTATTAAAACAACAGAACGGCCAGCTTTCCCAGGCGGCTGCAACCGCACAGATTAATGCGCTCCGTAATCTTGATGTCCGAAATGATTTGAATAAATATTTTTATCAGAAAGCGGTCAACCAGCAATACTCAATCAATATGAACGGTGGAAGCAATAATATTGCCTGGTTGGTCTTTGCAGGATATGATAAGAATATCAATGAATTGAACGCCAAGAATGACCGGCTCAATATCAGAACCCAAAATACTTTTAGTCTTGCCAAGAATCTGCAACTTTCTGTCGGGGCAGTATACACACAGACGAATAACACAAGCGGCAAACCTTCCTATTCCGATATATCAACCAGTATTGGCAGTATTCCGCCTTATACTCAAATAGCTGATGCAAACGGCAACCCGCTGCCTGTTGCGAAAGATTACCGATTAAGCTATATCAATTCAGCTGGCAGCGGAAAGTTGCTGGACTGGAACTATTATCCGCTCACCGACTACCAGCATGTAAATAAAACTATTAAAGGCAATGACCTTTTAGCCAATCTTGGCTTAAATTACAAAATAACATCATGGCTGAACGCTGATATTAAATACCAGTTTGAGAAGCAGCAGGTCACAAACAATACCATTTATGATGCAAACAGTTATTATGCTCGCAATTTGATTAACCAGTTTACGCAAATTAACCAGACTTTTAATACCGTTCTAAATGTAATTCCGAAAGGGGGCATCTATGATCTTTCTATCAATAATATCACGTCAAATGACGTAAGAGGTCAGTTAAACTTCAATAAGACAAGCGGCAAATTTGACATCAGCGCCATTGCAGGCGGTGAAATTAGTCAAAAGGCATTAGATCAAAACAGTTACCGGGTATATGGTTATGACGGCAACATCTTAACAACAACTAATGTAGACTACGCTAATTCTTATCCGACCTTCGTTCAGGGAATTTACAGCTTTATTCCATCCAACGTTAATTTCCTTAAAAATCTGAACCGCTATGTATCCACCTATGCAAACGCCGCGCTAACTTATGATGAAAAATATACACTGTCACTAAGCGGGCGCAGGGATGCCTCAAACCTGTTTGGCGTTTCCACGAATAATAAATGGACACCATTATGGTCTTCGGGGTTGAGTTGGGATATATCAAAAGAGAAATTTTATAATAGTAAGCTTGTTCCCTATTTGAAATTGCGGGCAACTTATGGGTACAGTGGCAATGTAAACCCTGATGCAACCGCAGTTACGACAGTTGCATATAATATTACCTCACCCTATACACAGACACCTACAGCGGTGATTGACAAATTTTACAATCCCGATTTAAGATGGGAAAAAGTCGGTATCTTAAATATTGGTCTTGATTTTAAAATGCTGAATAACAGGATAAGCGGAAGCCTGGAATATTACCGTAAAAATGCCACTGACCTTTTTGGTAGTGTCCCTGTGGATTATACGGTAGGCTTGGTCAATACCACTATTGTTAAAAATGTAGCGAGTATGCAGGGTAATGGTGCCGACCTGGAACTTAATTCCATCAACTTAGACGGGGCAGTCAAATGGTTAACCAATATCAATTTGAGCTACTATCGGGACAAGATAACCAACTATTATTTGAGTTCATACCAAGGCAGTAATTTTGTCAATGGCGGGCAGTTAATTGCTGGCATTATCGGCAAACCGGTTTATTCAATATTTTCCTATAAATGGGCTGGATTAGACCCGGCCACGGGCGACCCACAGGGTTATCTAAACGGGCAGGTTAGCAAAGATTATTTGAATATAACGGGGAGCGGTACCACGATAAATGATTTGAAATATAATGGCCCGGCATTCCCTGTTATTTTTGGTTCGATGGGTAATACAGTTTCGTATAAGAATCTGTCTATTACCGCAAGGGTTCTATATAAGTTTGGCTATTATTTTCAAAGACAATCAATCAGTTATTCTTCTCTTTTTGCCAATAACGTAGGTCATTCTGATTATAGTCTGCGCTGGCAGAAAACCGGTGATGAGAAAGCCACTAATGTGCCGTCCATTGTTTACCCTGCCGACCCGGCACGTGATGCATTTTATAATGGATCAGAGGCGTTGGTTGACAGGGCTGATAACATCAGGTTACAATACATCAATATCAATTATTCCTTTAAGCTTAGACCATCTGCCAGCGGCTTCAATAAGCTACAGGCATTTGTTGTGTTTAACAATTTAGGAATAATCTGGAAAGCAACCCATGCACCCGTAGATCCTGATTATAACAGTTCGGTTATACCACCTTCTAAATCAATTAGTTTAGGCATTAAAGGAACATTTTAA
- a CDS encoding RagB/SusD family nutrient uptake outer membrane protein, which translates to MDAKPDSKLVVPSTVGDVQALLDYYPRVNNFGASACESSADNYYLTDADWSALTNPDNQRMYIWGKDHLFTTSPNTWGQLYDVINIANTSLLSLSSIERSSANAADWDNAKGQALYLRSQSFLQAAAIWCLAYDPNTASTDLGLPLRLDPDFNKPSVRSSVAATYQQIITDLNIAIRLLPVKPLQVMRSSKPAAYALLARTYLFMRDYNKAGLHADSCLQLNSTLIDYNTLSATATFPFKQFNAEVLVENFVPVPPNLSKVRAKIVADLYNSYSSNDLRKSVFFSKNSDGSFGFKGSYEGSNGLFGGIATDEVYLIRAECAARQGNATQAMTDLNTLLKTRYSNKIVYTPLSAATANDALNIILVERRKELLYRCLRWMDLKRLNKVGANITLTRTVNGQTYTLPPNDPKYALPIPEDVIALSGMPQNPR; encoded by the coding sequence TTGGACGCAAAACCGGACAGTAAACTGGTTGTGCCGTCAACAGTCGGCGACGTGCAGGCATTGTTAGACTACTATCCGAGGGTGAACAACTTTGGCGCATCTGCATGCGAATCAAGTGCTGATAATTATTACCTGACAGATGCCGATTGGTCGGCTTTAACCAATCCGGACAACCAGCGAATGTATATTTGGGGGAAGGATCACCTATTTACGACTTCGCCAAATACATGGGGGCAATTATATGACGTAATTAATATTGCTAATACCAGTCTGTTGAGCCTTAGCAGTATAGAAAGGTCATCCGCCAATGCAGCCGATTGGGACAATGCTAAAGGCCAGGCATTGTATTTGAGATCACAATCCTTTTTGCAAGCCGCAGCGATTTGGTGCTTAGCTTATGATCCGAATACAGCATCGACCGACTTGGGACTGCCATTAAGATTAGACCCGGACTTCAATAAACCTTCTGTTCGGTCATCAGTTGCAGCAACCTATCAGCAAATCATAACAGACCTTAACATAGCTATCCGTCTGCTACCTGTAAAACCACTTCAGGTAATGCGCTCATCAAAACCAGCAGCTTATGCTTTATTAGCCAGAACCTACCTTTTTATGCGGGATTATAATAAAGCAGGTTTACACGCTGATTCTTGTTTGCAATTAAATAGCACACTCATAGATTACAATACCCTTTCAGCAACCGCTACATTTCCATTCAAACAGTTCAATGCCGAGGTGCTCGTAGAAAATTTCGTGCCTGTCCCCCCGAACCTTAGTAAAGTCAGAGCGAAAATTGTAGCCGATCTATACAACTCCTATTCCAGTAATGATCTACGAAAATCGGTCTTTTTCAGTAAGAATAGTGATGGAAGTTTTGGATTTAAAGGCAGTTACGAGGGAAGTAATGGCCTGTTTGGGGGTATAGCAACAGATGAAGTTTACTTAATACGGGCTGAATGTGCAGCAAGGCAGGGAAACGCAACGCAAGCTATGACTGACTTGAACACCCTGTTGAAAACAAGATATTCTAACAAAATTGTTTACACTCCTTTGAGTGCCGCAACAGCGAATGATGCCTTAAATATTATTTTGGTAGAGAGAAGAAAGGAACTGCTATATCGCTGTTTACGATGGATGGACTTGAAGCGTTTAAATAAAGTCGGTGCCAATATTACTTTAACGAGAACGGTAAACGGACAAACCTACACTTTGCCGCCAAATGACCCAAAGTATGCGCTACCCATTCCTGAAGACGTGATTGCATTGTCTGGAATGCCACAGAATCCGCGCTAA
- a CDS encoding LytTR family transcriptional regulator DNA-binding domain-containing protein yields MKKRAVAWLRLHLREGPYPNSPLLLLLAFLAGIYALCPLPSEPFFKLVTHLWFLYSFTALFTIANGQIIIINLICKRLDIKYDWETQFWLRLVWQLLLGLPLPVIASLLVSWLFFPFDQHSARYAYTGYMLKEILNMAVNFNGLYLFCNFYYHHQNKPVKEIAITEIERQPSYADYLYLRISDEKEELRVRVSDIAYIYRTETGPLVLRRHDASSVIFWESLNAVQKLLDPEIFCRASRNFIITRDAVDRTRKHPDRGMTLELIPPCDEIAKVSKDAKKEVEAWIKNEVRSLTDDETKS; encoded by the coding sequence ATGAAAAAACGCGCAGTGGCATGGTTACGTTTACATTTAAGGGAAGGTCCGTATCCCAATAGCCCGCTATTGCTGCTGCTCGCTTTTTTGGCCGGGATCTACGCGTTATGTCCTTTACCATCTGAACCGTTCTTTAAGCTGGTCACTCACCTGTGGTTTCTCTATTCTTTTACCGCGCTCTTTACGATTGCTAATGGACAGATCATTATCATTAACTTGATCTGTAAGCGGCTGGATATAAAGTATGACTGGGAGACACAGTTTTGGTTAAGGCTCGTATGGCAGCTCTTGTTAGGCTTACCGCTTCCCGTTATTGCATCCTTATTGGTCAGCTGGCTATTTTTTCCGTTCGATCAGCATAGCGCACGTTATGCCTATACGGGCTATATGCTTAAAGAGATCCTCAATATGGCCGTTAACTTTAACGGCTTATACCTGTTCTGCAATTTCTATTACCACCATCAGAACAAACCTGTAAAAGAAATAGCCATAACGGAAATAGAACGGCAGCCATCCTATGCAGACTACCTGTACCTGCGGATTTCGGATGAAAAGGAAGAACTCCGGGTACGGGTAAGCGATATTGCTTATATCTATCGCACGGAAACAGGCCCTTTGGTGCTTCGGCGGCACGATGCAAGTTCGGTCATTTTCTGGGAATCACTCAACGCAGTACAAAAGCTACTCGACCCGGAAATCTTTTGCCGGGCCAGCCGCAATTTCATCATCACCCGCGATGCTGTCGATAGAACGAGAAAACATCCCGACCGGGGTATGACCCTGGAACTGATACCCCCATGCGATGAAATCGCCAAAGTCAGCAAGGACGCGAAGAAAGAGGTTGAGGCGTGGATCAAAAACGAGGTACGCTCATTAACAGATGACGAAACCAAAAGCTAA
- a CDS encoding YceI family protein translates to MKKNIHQSIVLLFIGLFVLVLAGSTWKVKGDEAVVEFTGGKISGSFKGLKADIVFDKEHPEQAKISASIEVPTIATGFFLKNSHAKDALGADEHPQIKFSSTSVSKAGDAYLAKGNLTMKGATKPVTIRFTFDDKGNQGVFKGSFKVIPKEFGVDRAGTPDEVTVNLTVPVTK, encoded by the coding sequence ATGAAAAAGAACATCCATCAATCTATTGTACTATTGTTTATTGGTTTATTTGTACTGGTTTTGGCCGGTAGCACCTGGAAAGTGAAAGGCGATGAAGCCGTGGTTGAATTTACAGGCGGCAAAATCAGCGGTTCTTTTAAAGGGCTTAAGGCCGATATTGTGTTTGATAAAGAGCATCCCGAACAGGCTAAAATTTCGGCATCTATAGAAGTGCCGACTATTGCTACCGGCTTTTTTTTGAAGAATAGCCACGCTAAAGATGCTTTAGGTGCAGATGAGCATCCCCAAATAAAGTTTTCTTCAACATCGGTTAGCAAAGCCGGTGATGCTTATCTGGCAAAAGGTAATCTTACCATGAAGGGTGCTACCAAACCGGTTACCATCCGCTTTACGTTTGATGATAAAGGTAATCAGGGTGTATTTAAAGGAAGCTTTAAAGTTATTCCTAAAGAGTTTGGTGTAGATAGAGCGGGTACTCCCGATGAGGTTACAGTTAATTTAACTGTACCGGTTACCAAATGA
- a CDS encoding porin family protein — MRTEREKELDELFRKGLENPTRDTNFRDDDWDAMEALLDKNKKRRGIIFWLPILGSVAALLILALGWLFIGNKHNTHVTDKITHVNKPVSGNGRKLDTVTVTATARAGQPLLTNNSTANSSNKINNSNNTSQKAGASRIRNRSLLNKNFAYNAHLNNRYSDSYQQPNQTDNAGHIDILQVSNSNLLSANLPSINLPDMNSELANGKLPMATLKPIVNTLVGKNKPTIKKTGSFHPNLAITVLASPDINAVSSSFQNSKVGTNVGILFSVGVSKKFTISTGALYSNKPYMTDFGNYHTNYRFSTNPESVSANCKVLDIPINVDYQFYNKYKNKFSIGSGLSSYFMLRENYHYNYEYANTAGPVEYNIANKNKYFLGVLNLDVTYQRQINAKFSLNVQPYLKVPLTNIGYSQVKLQSTGVAVGVTWNVGSSPKH; from the coding sequence ATGAGAACAGAGAGAGAAAAGGAATTAGACGAATTATTCAGGAAGGGACTTGAAAACCCTACCCGGGATACTAATTTCCGTGATGACGATTGGGATGCCATGGAGGCCCTGCTGGATAAAAACAAAAAACGCCGCGGAATTATCTTTTGGCTGCCAATATTGGGTAGCGTAGCCGCTTTACTTATTTTAGCTTTAGGTTGGTTATTCATAGGCAATAAACATAATACCCACGTTACTGATAAAATCACTCATGTAAACAAACCTGTTAGTGGTAATGGTAGAAAGTTAGACACTGTAACTGTTACTGCCACCGCCCGCGCCGGCCAACCCTTGCTTACAAATAACAGTACAGCTAACAGCTCCAATAAAATCAACAACAGCAATAATACGAGCCAAAAAGCAGGCGCATCCAGAATACGGAATAGATCACTGTTAAATAAAAACTTCGCCTATAATGCGCACTTAAACAACAGGTATTCTGATAGCTATCAGCAGCCAAACCAAACTGACAATGCAGGCCATATTGATATTTTGCAAGTAAGTAACAGCAACTTACTCTCGGCAAACCTGCCATCCATTAATCTGCCCGATATGAATAGTGAATTAGCCAATGGTAAATTACCTATGGCTACGCTTAAACCAATAGTTAATACGCTGGTTGGTAAAAACAAACCCACTATTAAAAAAACGGGTTCTTTCCATCCCAATTTAGCTATTACGGTATTGGCTTCGCCGGATATTAACGCTGTTAGCAGTTCGTTTCAAAACAGCAAAGTTGGCACCAATGTGGGTATACTGTTCTCTGTTGGTGTGAGTAAAAAATTCACTATCAGTACAGGTGCTTTATACTCAAATAAACCCTATATGACGGATTTTGGTAATTATCATACTAACTATCGATTTAGTACCAATCCCGAAAGTGTGAGTGCTAACTGTAAAGTTTTAGATATACCTATTAACGTAGATTACCAGTTTTACAATAAATACAAAAATAAATTTAGCATAGGCTCTGGTTTATCATCGTACTTTATGCTGCGCGAAAACTACCATTATAATTACGAATACGCCAATACAGCCGGCCCAGTTGAATATAATATAGCGAACAAAAACAAATACTTTTTGGGTGTGCTAAACCTTGATGTTACCTATCAGCGTCAAATCAATGCTAAATTTAGCCTTAACGTACAGCCTTATCTTAAAGTACCGCTTACCAATATTGGTTACAGCCAGGTTAAGCTACAATCTACCGGTGTTGCAGTTGGGGTAACCTGGAATGTGGGTTCATCGCCTAAACACTAA
- a CDS encoding RNA polymerase sigma factor, with protein sequence MTEQEFHQLIIDCKKHDRKGQKLLYKAFYGFAMGICLRYAGNRDEAADVMNQGFFKVFTNIDKYDTERPFKAWLGRIMMNTSIDYYRSNLKMAYAEDLDKAEHLTDGELPDRKLNYDDLLNMIQRLPQAYRTVFNLFAVEGYTHDEIGVMLNINAGTSKSNLHKARQKLKQMILDADAQGNNATNYKGLNYSSVVAINTTQIREFFNRSIR encoded by the coding sequence ATGACTGAACAAGAGTTTCATCAACTGATCATCGACTGTAAAAAGCACGACCGTAAAGGTCAGAAATTGCTCTATAAGGCATTTTATGGCTTTGCTATGGGTATATGTTTGCGTTATGCGGGCAACCGCGATGAAGCAGCCGATGTGATGAACCAGGGCTTTTTTAAGGTATTTACCAATATTGACAAATATGATACCGAAAGACCCTTTAAAGCATGGCTCGGCAGGATAATGATGAATACTTCGATTGACTATTACAGGTCGAACCTAAAAATGGCTTACGCCGAAGATCTGGACAAGGCCGAGCATTTAACCGATGGAGAACTGCCAGATAGAAAATTAAACTACGACGACCTGCTGAACATGATTCAGCGCCTGCCGCAAGCGTACCGTACCGTGTTTAATTTATTTGCAGTTGAAGGTTACACGCACGACGAAATTGGCGTGATGCTAAATATTAACGCAGGCACATCCAAATCAAACCTGCATAAGGCCAGGCAAAAATTAAAGCAGATGATACTTGATGCCGATGCACAAGGGAACAATGCCACTAACTATAAAGGCCTCAATTACTCTTCGGTAGTGGCAATTAATACCACGCAGATCAGAGAATTTTTTAACAGGAGTATCCGGTAA